A DNA window from Nitratidesulfovibrio sp. contains the following coding sequences:
- a CDS encoding glycosyltransferase → MTRPARLRIPNELGQLRTLPDDALPDDVAPDGKLPATFDVLPPCGQGTEAPAEVVVLGLGPNPATARRAVEGALAGLRARNTPSCGQGAPTVQVIESPAFIHYMEEATHGAWRAAIPAGWTLAGPEAFSPERLSRALVVVYREAERLFPTFWGPLLGTARAVRMAPAQALSPEGVTGHAGPRSTRSRTVLLPGTEGSLLLPELESALAAEGLAPRRVDPDTLHADLPRLLADQRPALLLSVNLQGLDAWGERFHLLRACGVDVAVWCVDNPFHLLSSLRGPWWRGALLCVTDASFIPLLRAHGAQRVLHLPLATGPEFFGPELAGDDGAAGAAQPSPVGMPPLNPVVFVGRSAFPGKGGFFAGQRIAPDLLNEALALLDAPDHRPGAPGHRSDAPGHRSDIHCRPDFHWWTARLGIADLWPGNAVRAAGLGAEECALARRVRCLNAAAPQGLTVYGDDGWQPLLAPGTDLRPPVDYYVTLPAVYRAARWSLNITSLLLPAGLTQRHFDVWAAGGFCITDDTPGLDIFPEELRREIAFSPARSGGNDSAPPAGTGDAPGLGTLLHRLERDPALRADLVAAWRAHILSRHTYRHRVCTLLDTLGLE, encoded by the coding sequence ATGACCCGCCCCGCCCGACTGCGCATTCCCAACGAACTGGGGCAGCTTCGCACCCTGCCGGACGATGCCCTGCCGGACGATGTTGCACCGGACGGCAAGCTGCCCGCCACCTTCGACGTGCTGCCCCCATGCGGACAGGGGACCGAGGCCCCCGCCGAAGTGGTGGTGCTGGGCCTGGGGCCGAACCCGGCCACGGCACGGCGTGCGGTGGAGGGAGCACTGGCGGGGCTGCGGGCAAGGAACACGCCGTCCTGCGGGCAGGGCGCACCGACCGTGCAGGTCATCGAATCCCCGGCGTTCATCCATTATATGGAAGAGGCAACGCACGGCGCCTGGCGCGCGGCCATCCCCGCCGGGTGGACGCTGGCCGGGCCGGAAGCGTTTTCGCCCGAAAGACTGTCCCGCGCGCTGGTGGTGGTCTACCGCGAGGCGGAGCGGCTGTTCCCCACCTTCTGGGGGCCGCTGCTGGGTACGGCGCGTGCCGTGCGCATGGCACCCGCACAGGCACTGTCACCGGAAGGCGTGACGGGCCACGCCGGGCCGCGTTCCACCCGGTCCCGTACCGTGCTGCTGCCCGGCACGGAAGGTTCGCTGCTGCTGCCGGAACTGGAGTCCGCCCTTGCCGCCGAAGGGCTGGCCCCGCGCCGGGTCGATCCGGACACCCTGCACGCCGACCTGCCCCGCCTGCTGGCCGACCAGCGCCCGGCCCTGCTCCTGAGCGTGAATTTACAGGGCCTTGACGCCTGGGGCGAACGCTTCCATTTGCTGCGCGCCTGCGGGGTGGACGTGGCCGTGTGGTGCGTGGACAACCCCTTCCACCTGCTCTCGTCCCTGCGCGGGCCGTGGTGGCGCGGGGCGCTGCTGTGCGTCACCGACGCCTCGTTCATTCCCCTGTTGCGCGCCCACGGGGCGCAGCGGGTGCTGCACCTGCCGCTGGCAACCGGACCGGAGTTTTTCGGGCCGGAACTGGCTGGGGATGACGGAGCCGCCGGGGCGGCCCAGCCTTCTCCGGTGGGCATGCCCCCCCTGAATCCCGTGGTGTTCGTGGGCCGGTCCGCCTTCCCCGGCAAGGGGGGCTTCTTCGCGGGGCAACGTATCGCCCCGGACCTGCTGAACGAGGCGCTGGCCCTGCTCGACGCGCCCGATCACCGGCCCGGCGCGCCCGGTCACCGGTCCGACGCGCCCGGTCACCGGTCCGACATCCACTGCCGGCCCGACTTCCACTGGTGGACGGCGCGCCTTGGCATCGCGGACCTGTGGCCCGGCAATGCGGTGCGCGCGGCGGGGCTGGGGGCCGAGGAATGCGCGCTGGCCCGGCGGGTGCGCTGCCTGAATGCCGCCGCCCCGCAAGGCCTGACCGTGTACGGCGACGACGGGTGGCAGCCGCTGCTGGCGCCGGGCACCGACCTGCGCCCCCCGGTGGACTACTATGTCACCCTGCCCGCCGTGTACCGTGCAGCCCGCTGGTCGCTGAACATCACCAGCCTGCTGCTGCCCGCCGGACTCACCCAGCGCCACTTCGACGTCTGGGCGGCAGGGGGCTTCTGCATCACCGACGACACGCCGGGCCTCGACATCTTTCCCGAAGAACTGCGCCGCGAAATCGCCTTTTCCCCGGCCCGCAGCGGCGGCAACGACTCTGCGCCGCCAGCCGGAACGGGCGATGCGCCCGGCCTTGGCACACTGCTGCACCGGCTGGAACGCGACCCGGCCCTGCGCGCCGACCTTGTGGCGGCATGGCGGGCGCACATCCTGTCCCGCCACACCTACCGTCACCGGGTGTGCACCCTGCTCGACACGCTGGGGCTGGAATAG
- a CDS encoding RlmE family RNA methyltransferase codes for MKTYRDHYFLKAKQENYPARSIYKLKEIDNRFKLFRQGMKVLDLGAAPGSWSLGAAERVGPKGRVLACDLQATDTQFPPNVTFMQEDVFNRSEAFEDALASMGPFHAVISDMAPRTTGTRFTDQARSLELCVEALAVADHCLIKGGSFVVKIFMGPDVKPLVDALRARFETVKTFKPKSSRAESKETFYVCLGYRGDGQQD; via the coding sequence ATGAAGACATACCGAGACCACTATTTTCTGAAGGCCAAGCAGGAAAACTATCCCGCGCGGTCGATCTACAAGCTGAAGGAAATCGACAACCGCTTCAAGCTGTTCCGTCAGGGCATGAAGGTGCTGGACCTGGGGGCGGCCCCCGGCTCGTGGTCGCTTGGCGCGGCAGAGCGGGTGGGGCCGAAAGGCCGGGTGCTGGCCTGCGACCTGCAAGCCACCGACACCCAGTTTCCGCCCAACGTCACCTTCATGCAAGAGGACGTGTTCAACCGCTCCGAGGCGTTCGAGGACGCACTGGCGAGCATGGGACCGTTCCATGCCGTGATCAGCGACATGGCCCCGCGCACCACGGGTACCAGGTTCACCGACCAGGCCCGTTCGCTGGAATTGTGCGTCGAGGCCCTTGCGGTGGCGGACCATTGCCTGATAAAGGGCGGCAGTTTCGTGGTCAAGATTTTCATGGGGCCGGACGTCAAGCCACTGGTTGACGCGCTGCGGGCCCGCTTCGAGACCGTGAAGACCTTCAAGCCCAAAAGCTCGCGGGCTGAAAGCAAGGAAACTTTCTACGTCTGCCTCGGCTACCGAGGCGACGGACAGCAGGACTGA